GTGaaaacaaatatgaatttcaacGCATGGTTTGAAAGATACGACTTTTTAAAAATTTGTAAACTGGAATAAATGCATATGCAGATCCAACAGACATGGAATCAAATATGCTAACCTTTCCATATGACCATCCTATTAATACATGCCACGTCATGAATAAGTCCAAAGTTGAACCACAAAAATGCATGCATACTTCTGTGAGAGCTGGCCGCTCGTTTTCACCAAACAATGCGTACGCACTTTTTAGATTTCAGGTTATTATTTTCACGCCGCCTGTATGGCCGTTAGATCTGCTTTTCATTGGACGACCCACAACAACCTACCATAGGATAgctttttttttttgcaacatCGTCTTTGTTGTAAATCCCTTCAAACGCAACTAGGGGTATGTTGTAGACCGACCAGGGGAGGGTAGGCCCGTTGCCGGCGTGAGGTGGCTCCATGGCCAGGCGTGGTAGGAAGCCGAGCTCAGGTGGTTTCGGAGATCTGCAGATGAGAGAGGAAGGTGAGAGAGAAGGAGTGAGAGGAGAAGAAGAACTAGAATGGTGTGTGGGGTGATGCCCCGGCGAGCTCGCGACGGTCGGCGGAGGTTGATGGTTCTCGGGACGGGAGCTCGGTGTGGATGTGCTTACAATTGGCAGGGACGATGGCGACAGAGGTCCCCAACAACAGCCGCCTCCTGGTCTTAGATCCAGGAGCGGAGATTCTTTCTGCAACAAAGGTCCTCTTGTTGCAACAAGGGTCTTTTTATCGGCGACGGACACAGCCATGAGTCGACGACGGATACTGTAGCAATTGCGATATTGATGGCCACAAGCCGAAGGTGCTTTCTACAACAAAGGTCCTATTGCAATTGCGACGAGGGGAATAGAGAATATGAACACGTACAGAACTACAGACCAATGACATGGTGAACATCATAGATCAGACGGCTTGCATCCAAATCAATCTCTTTCAAAAATCAATCGGCCGACTCGTGTAGCATGCCCCTTATATCTCACACGGTTCTCAAATCTTCTTTGTTTTGCCCCTTATACACTTCACACGGTTCTCAAATCTTCTGTGTTCAAAAAAAAATTTCTTCTTTGTTGCCTTGCAAATTGAGTCGGAATCGAACGGTCAATCCAAACCCTAAATTTCCCCATCGCAAACACCACCCCAGCGCCCAAACCCTCAATCAATCCCCGACACGGCCACCAAGCCATGGCCAGGCCGCCGCTCTGAACCCTCCCGCGAGCGGCTACAAACCCTCCCGCTAGCTGCCGCTCAGAGCCTTCGAGAACGAGCCGTCCGCGTTTGAGGACGGCAGGCCGGCTGGGTCACCACGTGCTATGCAAGCAAAGGAAGGAAGTCTCGAAGGTGAGAAGGAAAATCTCATCTTCTTCTCGGTGCTTTTCTCGTGCTACGCCTGTTAATTTCCATACTATTCTCTATCGCGCCGCCTGCCGCCACCTTGCAATCCAACCGGAACCCCCACCTTCATTCCCTGCTCGGACGGTGTGCCGGCGAGCGATGGCGCTGGTGCCGAACCCAAGCCAACCGGGCCTCCGGATCTACAAACCGAGTTTCTCCTACTGGTACCCTTCGCTGGAGCAAGACTCCGAGTCCAGATCTCATCTGCTGCACAAGATCGGCGCCTTCTGCCGCAAGGCGCGGAAGCGGCTCCCGCGCAGCCAGAACCGCCAGCCGCAGGGCCTCTGCGTCGGCCTCCTCGACCCGGTctccaacatcgtcatcaacagtCTCGTCTTCTCCCGCAAGTGCAAGCGCGACCACGGATCTACTACTTGCGATGCTGTGCTACAGGAGGACCTGGAGCGCCGCTCGCTTGACGGCCTGGTGGCCTTCCTCACCCGCTTGTTCCCCAACCTCGCCGAGAGCCTGGCCGTGCACTACCTGCGTCTTGCCGACGCCGACACCCTCGTCGCCGCCCGTGTCATCGTGGCGCACCACGGCATGAAGAGGTTTGATGACTCGGATCCCGCCGTCCTGGACATGGCCCCTCTCAAGTGTGCCGCGCTGGCCGTCCGGCACCCCGATCCCGACCATCTCGTCTATGCCTGGCGCAACATCTCCGGCCGCATTGACGACGCTCTGCACCTCCTCGCCTGTTTGCACAAACCCTCGTCCGACCGCTCCCATGGCACTAGCAAGCTCGCAAGGATGCTTAAGACACCACCATCCCGCCGCTCCTCCATCATTAGCAAGCTCACCAGGATGGTTAACAACGGACCACCGCCTGGCTGTGAAGAGGACGTGTGGTGGGCGTGGCGGCTCGCGGCATCTCGTCGCAGTCGTCCCTGCAGCGACCCATACCTGCACACCGTCTTGCTCAGCCGGACGCTCCAGGATGCCATCCATGGGTTCTACCTCCAGGCCCTCGCCCGGTTGCCAGCAGGCTCTAGCTTCCACCGCAGCCTGCTCAAGGCCGGCTACTGCTACGGCCCGCTTGATCCcgtctccaacatcattgtcaacACCATCTGGTATGACGCTGCGTTCCCGCGTACGATGAAACTCGAGCTGGACCTGGATGTGATCGGCACGCTGGGTCTCCACCGGGTGGAGAACCGCTCCTTGTATGGCCTGGCCTCCTTCCTCTGCACACGTTATCATCGCTTCGATTTCCATCAAGCTGTGCAATGCCTGGTCCAGGCAGATGCCAACCTTGTGCTCGCCGATCCCAACCTTGTGCTCGCTGATCCTAACATTGATCCTTCCACTCGTGATGTGCTGATGAGGTGCCCACCATCTGCTACCCCCACTAGCAATGCTGTTGAAGCTCAAGACCCCCCGGACACCAGTCTCGAGAAAGCCTTCTTGGCCGCTGCCACCGCAGCCTCTCACCCCAACCCGGAAGCCCATATAAAGCTTCTCACTTCGTGTAAGCTGAAGTCTGCCTTTCGTCTGCTGCATCGTCGGCCTGACAGGCTCTCTTCTCAAGATGTTAAGCGGCTTGCCATGTTGCTGTGTCCCGAATCTGCTCATGACTGCAAGAGGGCATTTCTCCCACTCCCCCTCACAGTTTACCCCCGTGCAAAGCTAGCAGGCATGTATACAAGAATCTCCAAGAAGGTCAACGCTCTGCTGAATGCATATGCTCAGATGCCAAATGGGGTAGGTTTTGATGTGCCTGTTGTTGGTTATTGCTAACATTTCTCATCTACTGGTATATGCTCACTAATGTTGAATTGCAGGATCCCAAATTCGAGCTTCATACGATTTGTGGTGTGAATGATCGTGTCTCCGGCCCTACTTCCTTTCCTCCTAAGTATGGCCACTCTCATGTCAATTTCGTGGCTACTCCCAAAAGCCCTTGTGGTGGTGCTGCGGCTTTGTTTTTTGCTGAAATTAGCAACAATGACCAAGACGACGAGTCCTTCTGTTGCCATGTTGCTCTCCCTCCGCCATGTGCTGGTATGCTATAAGCAAACCATATGCCAATATTTTTTCCCGTGCCCTATCTGGTATATCTTGCTGTAAATGTTATATGCAAAGTCCGAAGCACCATGATGCATCTCTACCATAGCTTACCATTTGACTGTTTTACTATTCCGTCAGCCTAAACCGTCTTATCCAGAGTAAAAAATTAAAGGGGGGTCATTCAAGAAAAAGAAGTATCGAGGATAAACATAATTGAATGCCTTTACGTGAATATCTACATGTTTATAGGTTTGTTAACTCAAACGTTTCGATCAAGCAGCCTGCCATAGTGATCAACATGTAGCTGGATGATCCCTTCATCACCGTGCTCATTTCCTCATTCAACAAAATAACAATAATGGTTTAGAAGCAGCTATTTCAGCCATCCATGCATCGTTTCTATAGGCATTACATATGGTTTCTGTCAACATTCAAAGGCTCCATGTTTGGCAAAGCTTGAAAACTGCAGAgcatttcattttttatatttttctatGCACATGTAGTTTATGATGTAACCTTCAATATTAATTATCCCATGTGTTGGCAGCACAAATTCGCTGTCTTTACTGTGAGTACATTGGGACTAGAATTGTGCATCCAgccgggatagatttccatgggCGTGAGTCGGAGTTTGAGAAGATGGCCTGCGGAAAAGACCCCCGTAACGGGGACTATGTTCCTCCATGGAGGGCACCATACTACAGCAACTCGCAAATCATCAACAATAGGCGCAGCTTCGCAGAGAATGTTTATGGCAGAAAGAAAGAAGATAGCCTCTATGATGACTTGGATGAGCACAAGAGTGTGGATCTGGGGTCCATTAGTATTCGACAACTATTTTTAGAAATCTAGAATTCTGTCAAAGCTACACAAGACTGAGTATGATGTGTAGTTCTGTGACTATGCAAAACAAGTTAAGTTTATGCTGTCTTAGAGGTAGGATAGTGCTCGGTGAAATCTAACAAGTTGTTATTGTCTATTAGAATATCCAATGATGTGTGTTTTAATGGTATTTGAATGATATGTTTGTTAGTGATGCTATTTGAGTGTGGGAACTGCAGTTTAATCTGAACTAATTCACTTGGTGCTGCATCTTTGTTCGTGCTCCCCAGATATGCGCTGCTGAGCCTGGGGAACTTTGGTTGTATTATTTGATTTGCTGTGTGTTTTATCCTTTCATGATCTAGTGTCCTTTATTGCTCTAGCCGTTTTTATTTTTGCCTAATAATATAAAACCAGAACTAATTCTCTAATTGCAATGATCAATTTTTTGCGCACAAATGCTGCGGATATCGGATGGTACTGCAGCATAATTGGTCATGACTTGACGAAGTCAACCCTTTGCCTCATTGGTCAGCCTGTATGGGGAAGTGGGCTACCCGCGGAGTCCCATAATTTAGGCCTTATCTTTATCTTTATCtttatctttacctaataataaagcacggagtGCTTCTGCCCGTTCACCGTCATCCCAATTACCCTCGAAATTGACGAGAATTACCCACCAATGCCACACGTAATAAGTGTCAAAAAACGATTCCTTTGGTGAGAAAAAAAAACCCGCTTCGTTCACCGTCATTCCAAGGCATGAAGGCCATGACGCCATGGAGGCCTTGAACCGCAAGCTACTCGTGGCCATCAACGATAGCGGGCGAGCCTTCATGACACACTTTGAGGTGGACAGCAAGTTTGTAATCTGTATGGTCGTGGGCGTGTCCATGACGGAGATGTGGCACGTCCAGGACGCGTGGGAGCTTGTCCAGGACAAAGCCAAGGAACTTGAGGGCACTCCACAGTAGTGATAGTGAAGATGCACACGCTAAAACATCAATAAAGTTTACTCCCTACATTTCGAACTAGAACCACGACAAGAATTATGAAACGAAGAGATTATTTACTAGTAGTAACTGGAACAGATAACCAACAAATAAAATATCTTTAAAAGTGcgatatgtctctacatatggaCTTGTTGTATATAGATGGATGGAGGACTTGCTAAATATATTATTTGATGTGGACAAGTTTTAATCTATGGATTCACATTAGTTGTTTAATAAAAGGGAAACGATTAGAATCACGCGTAGTGTTCCGCCAGCCAATTACGCGTAGAGTTCCACCGGCCGCGCAGCCGTTACATCCAAGCTAGATCGGACGACACACAACGTACATCTTTAGTGCAACATAGTAGTTGTTGCAAAACTCCTAATTGCAACACGATAGGTTTTGCAAAACTTGTGGGTCTTCCGTCTTGGTTGGACCGAGAGCTGCGCCAACCACCTCATCTGATTCAATCCATGCGCCGCCGCACCATGTAGCTGGTCGCTGAAGCGCTGCCGCCCGCGAGCCTCGCCCTGCCACCGCACCACGTTCCCTTCCTCCCCCACCTCTCTTTCTACTTCGTTCATAGCCAACCACGGACGCTAGCCAGCGCCATGGTGGCCTCCTCTTCTGACCGCCACGGGGCGAGCCTAGCCGCCCAACATTGCTGGGGACCTCCACCGCCTCTGGCTCCTTCCTCCCTCATTGACCGGCCAGGACCTCCATCACTGGGCGCGTGCCTTTGGGACCTGGGGCATTTTTCTACAACATCAACTGCGTTGCAGAAGTCATTCCACAACAACACTCATTTTGGAGAAAAGTTAAGACAAACAAATTTTGGTTCGTACATACTTAGAAACAAATCTTTTTTTCTACCGCATAAGGGGTTGTTGCTATGAGAACAACTTTTGAACGGGGGGTATTCTTTAGTAACACGGAGTGTAAACAAGTATTAGAGAGGGCACATTGTCAAAAAAAAGAAGGTCTGTACAACGGTCTTATGATGAAGGTGTGTACGACGATCTTACGGCGAAGGTTGCCGCACACTTAACAAAACCGACACAACGATGTTTCTTGAGTAGGTTCAGTCGCCTCATGTAAGTCCGGCCTAGTCCTCTGTTAGGAGGGCATCGGGTGGGGTTGGACGGTCAAAGATTCCGAGTCAAACACGACTTCTCAGAACCCTCTCCTGAACAACTGGCTGAGGTCGACCAGGTCAAACACGACTCCTTGAACTTGACCCTATTAGCGACTTGGGGCGTGTGATTAGGCCAACAAACTCTAATACCCTCCTTTAAATTTATTCAAGTGAAGATGGGATGAGAGTAAATTCACAGACATTTTATAAAATTTCTTAACATTTTTATCACATAAATATTTTTTATCTGTTAAATATCTAGATGTCTGTTTAAAAAAGGCTGGAAAAAACAAAGCAAAAAAGTTAACAGAAGGAAACTCGCTAGAGAAGCACTCTCAGGGTCATATAGGATCAGCCCCCCTCAGGGATGTCTGTGCGTCAACTCGTTGTTTGAGGCAGAGAGCGTTAAATAGGTGCGCCCCTCCTTTTGCCCGCTCGAAGCAGCAAAATGCTGGTATAACGCCCACAGGCAATTGGTGCTCTGCCACTTACCTGCTCACTTGCTTGCTTCGCGTCGCTTGGTGGACACTCACCGGTAATGCCATCCACGGGTTCTACATCCAGGCCCTTGCCCTGCTGTCAGCAGGCTCTCGCTTCCACCGTAGCCTGCTCAAGACCAGCTACTGCTATGGCCCTCTTGATCTTGTCTCCAACATCATCGTAAACACCATCTGGTATGACGCTGCATTCCCACCTACCATGAAACTCCAGCTAGACTTGGATGTGATCGGCACGCAGTGTCTCCACCGTGTGGAGAACCACTCCTTGTATGGCATGGCCTCCTTCCTCCGCACACGTTATCATCGCTCCGATTTCCATCAACCTGTTCGATGCCTGCTCCAGGAATGCCAACCTTTGCAATGTTGTTGAAGCTCAAGACCCCCCAGACACTAGTCTTGAGGAAGCCTTCTTCGCCACCGCGACCGCAGCGTTTCACCCCAACCAGAACGCCCAGGTAAAATTTCTCACTTCATGTAAGGCAATGCTGGAGCCTGCCTTGCCTCTTCTGCACCGTGGCTCTGACAAGCTCTCCTCTCGAGATGTTAAGCGGCTTcccacactagtagaaaacagggcttaggtcacaggacagttttcacattagccccggttcagtcacgaaccgggactaatgtgagcattggtcccgattcgtgcggccagggacctgccgggcctcgtgagggcattggtcccggttcgtccggaccctttggtcccggttggtgggacaaaccgggaccaatgggccacactcctgcccaccaccctttagtcccggttcctaccacaaaccgggactaaaggcctggtcctagttgcggccagtgtttagtcccaccttgccaacCGAAAGGCGCTCACATCAGTTTATAAggccgtccctctctgccttgttgagcttctcttaaagtgaaaatagatgccttatacagggaatttgacctaaattcatagtaaatttcatagaaatttattatgaatttaggttgaattttctctataagcgcatctatgttcattttttatatttataaaataaataaatcttaataaaataaaataaataagttttttgttgtaagtagaaacaaaaaaaaataaagcaaaagagaaaaaaaaaacacgagtcatcaactccataaccgccatatctgggatagagaagggcgatcccttggagtgggattcacatacagttgcccgtaacatcggaaggaaatatgccctagaggcaataatgaagtattatttatttccttgtatcatgataaatgtttattattcatgctagaattgtattaaccggaaacataatacatgtgtgaatatatagacaaacagactgtcactagtatgcctctacttgactagctcgttaatcaaagatggttatgtttcctagccataaacataagttgtcatttgattaaacgagatcacatcattagg
The sequence above is a segment of the Aegilops tauschii subsp. strangulata cultivar AL8/78 chromosome 6, Aet v6.0, whole genome shotgun sequence genome. Coding sequences within it:
- the LOC120966737 gene encoding uncharacterized protein, giving the protein MALVPNPSQPGLRIYKPSFSYWYPSLEQDSESRSHLLHKIGAFCRKARKRLPRSQNRQPQGLCVGLLDPVSNIVINSLVFSRKCKRDHGSTTCDAVLQEDLERRSLDGLVAFLTRLFPNLAESLAVHYLRLADADTLVAARVIVAHHGMKRFDDSDPAVLDMAPLKCAALAVRHPDPDHLVYAWRNISGRIDDALHLLACLHKPSSDRSHGTSKLARMLKTPPSRRSSIISKLTRMVNNGPPPGCEEDVWWAWRLAASRRSRPCSDPYLHTVLLSRTLQDAIHGFYLQALARLPAGSSFHRSLLKAGYCYGPLDPVSNIIVNTIWYDAAFPRTMKLELDLDVIGTLGLHRVENRSLYGLASFLCTRYHRFDFHQAVQCLVQADANLVLADPNLVLADPNIDPSTRDVLMRCPPSATPTSNAVEAQDPPDTSLEKAFLAAATAASHPNPEAHIKLLTSCKLKSAFRLLHRRPDRLSSQDVKRLAMLLCPESAHDCKRAFLPLPLTVYPRAKLAGMYTRISKKVNALLNAYAQMPNGDPKFELHTICGVNDRVSGPTSFPPKYGHSHVNFVATPKSPCGGAAALFFAEISNNDQDDESFCCHVALPPPCAAQIRCLYCEYIGTRIVHPAGIDFHGRESEFEKMACGKDPRNGDYVPPWRAPYYSNSQIINNRRSFAENVYGRKKEDSLYDDLDEHKSVDLGSISIRQLFLEI